In Achromobacter spanius, the following proteins share a genomic window:
- a CDS encoding pectate lyase family protein produces the protein MKALRRLLAWAIPAFAMLAGGTAAASESCATPDASCAWVSSLLQQREGYGARATGGLGGRLIEVTSDQDAGPGTLRAALAQAKKGPTWIRFASDMTIVLKKQLRVPSNTTIDGRGKRVALIDDGLGVYGSQNVILTHLTIDGRLNRLTQAVNVANGSRDVWVDHMDLSRMSDRLLNVKNGSTDVTISWTKFHNSNKVMLLNNITSKDLFHNYERDSIARVTLHHNYFFNTVQRNPRGQFGTFHLFNNLLENWDFYGMSFSLEAKALVEGNIFNNDTKRKCVEPEFFPTVEGINVNYCRYIPIASGRSALDNGESDRGAYEKLKAVHGYTRDYKAFLRLKDNLYLGDAKPVLQDYRPESAPTPPYCYSYERPTPELAEKIRKFAGNTSADTPLPASRTGAGCAG, from the coding sequence ATGAAGGCGTTGCGTCGCTTGCTGGCCTGGGCCATTCCGGCCTTCGCCATGTTGGCGGGCGGCACCGCCGCAGCCAGTGAATCGTGCGCCACCCCGGATGCAAGCTGCGCCTGGGTTTCGTCGCTCTTGCAACAGCGCGAGGGCTACGGCGCCCGGGCCACGGGCGGCTTGGGCGGCAGGTTGATCGAGGTCACCTCCGACCAGGACGCGGGGCCGGGCACGCTGCGCGCCGCGCTGGCGCAAGCCAAGAAAGGACCCACGTGGATCCGCTTTGCGTCCGACATGACGATTGTGCTGAAGAAGCAGCTTCGCGTGCCGTCGAACACCACGATCGATGGACGCGGCAAGCGTGTCGCATTGATCGACGACGGCCTGGGCGTGTATGGCAGCCAGAACGTGATCCTGACGCATCTGACGATAGACGGGCGCCTGAACCGGCTGACGCAAGCGGTGAACGTGGCCAATGGCAGCCGCGACGTGTGGGTGGATCATATGGATCTGTCGCGCATGTCCGACCGGCTGCTCAACGTGAAGAACGGCTCGACCGACGTCACGATTTCATGGACCAAGTTCCATAACTCGAACAAGGTCATGCTGCTGAACAACATTACGTCCAAAGACCTGTTCCACAACTACGAGCGCGATTCCATTGCCCGCGTGACGCTGCACCACAATTACTTTTTCAATACCGTGCAGCGCAATCCGCGCGGGCAATTCGGCACCTTCCACCTGTTCAACAACCTGCTTGAAAACTGGGACTTCTACGGCATGAGCTTCAGCCTGGAAGCGAAAGCGCTGGTCGAAGGAAACATCTTCAACAACGACACGAAGCGCAAATGCGTCGAGCCGGAATTCTTCCCTACGGTGGAAGGCATCAATGTGAACTACTGCCGCTACATTCCCATCGCCTCCGGACGCAGCGCGCTGGACAACGGCGAATCGGATCGCGGCGCCTATGAAAAATTGAAGGCCGTGCATGGCTACACGCGCGACTACAAGGCCTTCTTGCGCTTGAAAGACAACCTGTACCTGGGCGATGCCAAGCCCGTGCTTCAGGACTACCGCCCCGAGTCAGCCCCCACGCCGCCGTACTGCTACAGCTATGAGCGGCCAACACCGGAACTGGCCGAGAAGATCCGCAAGTTCGCCGGCAATACCTCGGCCGATACGCCTTTGCCGGCGTCACGCACCGGGGCGGGGTGCGCCGGGTAG
- a CDS encoding tetratricopeptide repeat protein has product MVENPVENPVQNSVDSAGASAVNPAVAARRAQADATARLREVIKEILDAEDPARDMAKLAPVLVGASDGWRDVRRLLVSPYMREGRLALAIAALEVLIAAYPLRADERRTLASLLGRTEQWERAIAEADAAGALAPESAAMHAARIQLRVQAGRVAEAADVARATLDIAHADPGEAHFWMLAFSRNGDAADAAGIAASLDPNKLPNERVATVAVRALMDDDRAEAAIQLGNAALGAGHDSAALRSSLGLSHLRRSTEDDRKVHALTHFEAGLRASPADVRLLTLYGETLLRAGRYKEAVAPLAQAIELAPDLEQTRALYARALRYTLRYDEAAEQMLKLLEKSPEKGMWQRSTIGALSQAGRKQEAEALYDKYVAARSEQLPATFQEAVRQMEARLDSAPIPQARLDWAWSLRGDKDIDRVEWERRVRWGHMMDHLLFDWLECREDSVEEAMQVLGELDTGERFFAPLLAAGRGVVVATAHVGPMYAGLMALELLGIPSRWLATAPSVAQSSYATALISTADQTEAQVAKACMRALNSGYVLCLAIDGAANPAAPRTTFEGQDVTYSSFASHLAHRLGVPSVFYVPRWENGHVAYTLEMLPAANPGEDADAYAERWKAAYFERLREHLAGPPEDLRASGGIWRHVTPADRSAQ; this is encoded by the coding sequence ATGGTTGAAAACCCGGTTGAAAACCCGGTTCAAAATTCGGTTGATTCGGCTGGTGCTTCGGCTGTCAATCCTGCCGTCGCGGCGCGCCGCGCGCAGGCCGACGCCACCGCGCGGCTGCGCGAAGTCATCAAGGAAATCCTGGACGCCGAAGACCCCGCGCGCGACATGGCCAAGCTTGCGCCGGTGCTGGTGGGCGCAAGCGATGGCTGGCGCGATGTGCGACGCTTGCTGGTTTCGCCTTACATGCGGGAAGGCCGGCTTGCGCTAGCCATTGCCGCGCTGGAGGTGCTGATTGCCGCCTACCCCTTGCGCGCCGATGAACGCCGCACGCTGGCCAGCCTGTTGGGGCGCACCGAGCAGTGGGAACGCGCCATTGCCGAGGCCGACGCCGCCGGCGCGTTGGCGCCGGAATCCGCAGCCATGCATGCCGCGCGGATCCAGTTGCGCGTGCAGGCCGGCCGTGTCGCCGAGGCCGCCGACGTCGCCCGCGCCACGCTGGACATCGCGCACGCGGACCCCGGCGAAGCGCACTTCTGGATGCTGGCCTTTTCGCGCAACGGCGATGCGGCTGATGCGGCAGGCATCGCGGCGTCGCTGGATCCGAACAAGCTGCCGAACGAGCGCGTGGCGACCGTTGCCGTGCGCGCCTTGATGGACGATGACCGCGCCGAGGCCGCCATTCAGCTTGGCAATGCGGCGCTGGGCGCGGGGCACGACAGCGCCGCCTTGCGCTCGTCGCTCGGCTTGTCGCACCTTCGGCGGAGCACTGAAGATGACCGCAAGGTGCATGCGCTGACGCACTTCGAGGCGGGCTTGCGCGCGTCGCCGGCCGACGTCAGGCTGCTGACGCTATACGGCGAAACCCTGCTGCGCGCCGGCCGCTACAAAGAGGCCGTTGCGCCGCTTGCGCAGGCGATTGAACTGGCGCCGGATCTGGAGCAGACGCGGGCGCTGTATGCGCGCGCGCTGCGCTACACCTTGCGGTACGACGAAGCCGCCGAGCAGATGCTGAAGCTGCTGGAGAAATCGCCCGAGAAGGGAATGTGGCAGCGCTCGACCATCGGCGCCTTGTCGCAGGCGGGCCGCAAGCAAGAGGCCGAGGCGCTGTACGACAAGTATGTCGCGGCACGTAGCGAGCAACTGCCCGCGACCTTTCAGGAAGCCGTGCGCCAGATGGAAGCGCGTCTGGATTCCGCGCCCATCCCGCAGGCGCGTCTGGACTGGGCGTGGTCGTTGCGCGGTGACAAGGATATTGATCGCGTGGAATGGGAGCGCCGGGTGCGCTGGGGCCACATGATGGACCACCTGCTGTTCGACTGGCTGGAATGCCGCGAGGACAGCGTCGAAGAGGCCATGCAGGTGCTGGGCGAGCTGGACACCGGCGAACGCTTTTTTGCGCCGCTCTTGGCGGCCGGCCGGGGGGTGGTCGTTGCCACGGCGCACGTCGGCCCCATGTATGCCGGGCTGATGGCGTTGGAATTGCTGGGCATCCCCTCGCGTTGGCTCGCGACCGCGCCCAGCGTGGCCCAAAGCAGCTACGCCACGGCCTTGATTTCCACCGCCGACCAGACCGAGGCGCAGGTGGCCAAGGCCTGCATGCGCGCACTGAACTCGGGCTATGTGCTGTGTCTGGCCATCGATGGCGCGGCAAACCCGGCCGCGCCGCGAACCACTTTCGAAGGGCAGGACGTCACGTATTCCAGCTTTGCGTCGCACCTGGCGCATCGGCTGGGCGTGCCGTCGGTGTTCTACGTGCCGCGCTGGGAAAACGGCCACGTGGCCTATACCTTGGAAATGCTGCCTGCCGCCAATCCCGGTGAAGACGCCGATGCGTATGCGGAGCGTTGGAAGGCCGCCTACTTCGAACGGCTGCGCGAACACCTGGCCGGCCCGCCGGAAGACCTGCGCGCAAGCGGCGGCATCTGGCGCCATGTGACGCCCGCGGATCGCTCCGCGCAGTGA
- a CDS encoding ABC transporter permease, which translates to MSNEDRIKGWRSRRKDSSYAVGSGVDAWRLDPAVLFEAKAPPAVLFKPLLARLQGEPHDSVAARRAVYEAVQAELDAEIARGKVDETVADFSRRRLRIIVRLLEQDIRAGVEVFAPGYMPAKLVAEDQRLADAHARRVERRKQDEARDARRHASRNDIALEVELPRDEAADLAILRQHLRVLHDGHHPRMAEYRPVGRTLLALFVFQLRVIHGESRIALLWALVGPVVLLTLISSLYILMGTHYILGMDVQTFSLLGATTWIMFRQIIFRSSAAYISARGILNFQGVTPLMCALVQSLIYLSIYLVVFAILISAGHALGFITLPISWGGFVLFVVLMGCCGSAMGLLFGSIATFWHFFLRLAPVIERFLQIFSGVFFVSEQLPEHLRPWILWSPFAHGMQLLRSAYFEAYESTDASLGYFLTSLVFLMVVALAAERLARPNIQPM; encoded by the coding sequence ATGAGCAACGAGGACCGGATCAAGGGTTGGCGCTCGCGCCGCAAGGACAGTAGTTACGCGGTAGGGTCCGGGGTCGACGCCTGGCGGCTGGACCCGGCCGTGCTGTTTGAAGCCAAGGCGCCGCCTGCTGTCTTGTTCAAGCCTTTGCTGGCGCGCCTGCAGGGCGAGCCGCACGACTCCGTGGCCGCCCGCCGGGCGGTGTACGAGGCCGTGCAGGCGGAACTGGACGCGGAGATTGCGCGCGGCAAAGTCGATGAGACCGTCGCCGATTTTTCGCGGCGCAGGCTGCGCATCATCGTGCGTTTGCTTGAGCAGGACATCCGCGCGGGTGTCGAGGTGTTCGCGCCGGGCTACATGCCGGCCAAGCTGGTGGCCGAAGACCAACGCCTGGCCGATGCGCATGCGCGGCGCGTGGAGCGGCGCAAGCAGGACGAGGCGCGTGACGCGCGTCGCCATGCCTCGCGCAACGACATCGCGCTGGAAGTCGAGCTGCCGCGCGACGAGGCCGCGGACCTTGCGATCCTGCGGCAACACCTGCGGGTGCTGCATGACGGGCATCATCCGCGCATGGCCGAATACCGGCCCGTGGGACGCACCTTGCTGGCGCTGTTCGTGTTTCAGTTGCGCGTGATCCACGGCGAAAGCCGCATCGCCCTGCTGTGGGCCCTGGTGGGCCCGGTGGTGCTGCTGACGCTGATTTCGTCGCTGTACATCCTGATGGGCACGCACTACATCCTGGGCATGGATGTGCAGACGTTTTCGCTGCTGGGCGCCACCACCTGGATCATGTTCCGGCAGATCATTTTCAGAAGCAGCGCGGCCTATATTTCGGCGCGCGGCATCTTGAACTTCCAGGGGGTGACGCCGCTGATGTGCGCGCTGGTGCAGTCGCTTATCTACCTTTCGATATACCTGGTGGTGTTCGCGATACTGATCAGTGCCGGCCACGCGCTGGGGTTCATCACCCTGCCGATAAGCTGGGGCGGGTTTGTGCTGTTTGTCGTGCTGATGGGATGTTGCGGCTCGGCCATGGGCCTGCTGTTCGGGTCGATTGCCACCTTCTGGCACTTCTTCCTGCGGCTGGCGCCGGTGATCGAGCGCTTCTTGCAGATTTTCTCGGGCGTGTTCTTCGTGTCGGAACAGCTACCCGAGCATCTGCGCCCGTGGATCCTGTGGTCGCCGTTCGCGCACGGCATGCAGCTGTTGCGCTCCGCGTACTTCGAGGCCTACGAATCGACCGACGCCAGCCTGGGTTACTTCCTGACGTCCCTGGTGTTCCTGATGGTGGTTGCCTTGGCGGCCGAGCGTCTGGCCCGCCCCAACATCCAGCCAATGTGA
- a CDS encoding sugar ABC transporter — MASEGGSEIERRRLERQASIRERRRHRWINALIVIAPVAFALVYALIIATPRYEAESRFFVQAGSGQQGGGGGPASLLTTGNMGGMLGGFVDGWAVADFLKSRDAMQQLDQRVGLRQYLVHAGVDPLNHLSEDSSNDDLYRAYQRAVHVSFNALEQIDVLRVSAYSPDDAATLSRALIGLAEEFVSSMNKKGVADKLKVSEESVRLAEQKALGAREALTAWRTTHGNIDPTATVSMLLNLSSQLETELSSAQINLDKIRALGNKDHFMLKPAEMQVVALKKRIESVRRRLSGQGNTEAKQLKSYEALRNTQAFADSNLTLAQQSYQQAMTDALRLQRYLSIIAQPVPTDRPSSPRTAILLLQALALGFVLMFITRVGMALLRGLRHG, encoded by the coding sequence TTGGCATCTGAAGGCGGCTCCGAGATCGAACGCCGCCGTCTGGAACGGCAGGCGTCGATACGCGAGCGCCGCCGCCACCGCTGGATCAATGCGCTGATCGTGATTGCGCCGGTGGCGTTCGCCCTGGTCTACGCGCTGATCATCGCCACGCCGCGCTACGAAGCAGAATCGCGCTTCTTCGTGCAGGCGGGGTCGGGTCAGCAAGGCGGCGGAGGCGGGCCGGCAAGCCTGCTCACCACCGGCAACATGGGCGGCATGCTGGGCGGCTTTGTCGACGGCTGGGCCGTGGCCGATTTCCTGAAATCGCGCGACGCCATGCAGCAGCTTGATCAACGCGTGGGCCTGCGCCAATACCTGGTGCATGCGGGCGTGGACCCGCTCAACCATCTTTCCGAAGACTCAAGCAACGACGATCTTTACCGTGCCTATCAACGGGCGGTGCACGTGTCGTTCAACGCGCTGGAGCAGATCGACGTGTTGCGCGTCAGCGCGTATTCCCCCGACGACGCCGCCACCTTGTCCCGCGCGCTGATCGGGCTGGCCGAGGAATTCGTCAGTTCGATGAACAAGAAGGGCGTGGCCGACAAGCTCAAGGTCAGCGAAGAGTCGGTGCGGCTTGCCGAGCAAAAGGCGCTTGGCGCCCGCGAGGCGCTGACGGCGTGGCGCACCACGCACGGCAACATCGACCCGACCGCCACGGTGTCGATGCTGCTGAACCTGTCCAGCCAGCTTGAGACCGAGTTGAGCAGCGCGCAGATCAATCTGGACAAGATTCGTGCGCTGGGCAACAAAGACCATTTCATGCTGAAGCCCGCTGAAATGCAGGTGGTAGCGTTGAAGAAGCGGATTGAGTCGGTGCGCCGTCGCCTGAGCGGCCAGGGCAACACCGAAGCGAAGCAGCTTAAATCCTACGAAGCGCTGAGAAACACCCAGGCCTTCGCGGATTCGAACCTGACCCTGGCGCAGCAGTCATACCAGCAGGCCATGACGGATGCGCTGCGCTTGCAGCGGTACCTGTCCATCATTGCGCAACCGGTGCCCACCGACCGGCCGAGCAGCCCGCGCACTGCCATCTTGTTGCTGCAAGCGCTGGCGCTGGGATTCGTGTTGATGTTCATCACCCGTGTGGGGATGGCGTTGTTGAGGGGGCTGCGACATGGTTGA
- a CDS encoding LysR family transcriptional regulator: MNTDFLHTLAAVGQHGSMAEAARRLGLTHGAVAQQVRKLEQELGVPLVARAGRTVHLTAKAIELIGPMREVLERIEKIRYLARSDEMMGELRLGAGNTALNSMVPAILEHLVSRHPLINVEIQPGHSVRFYPAIESGELDAAIALEAPYPLSKSLGWQLLREEPYVLAAAPRHAGRHPHSLLTTEPFIRYQRSDWGGSHVDDYLRRVGITPRERFELNAIESIAVMVSRDLGVAILPQSTNGAIERLGLLALPLPEHCEPRRFGLIWSRVSPRLALIRAFRDIAVVEYAKVQLPGAPRPGA; encoded by the coding sequence ATGAACACCGACTTCCTACATACGCTGGCCGCCGTGGGCCAGCATGGCTCCATGGCCGAGGCCGCTCGCCGCCTGGGGTTGACCCATGGCGCCGTGGCGCAACAGGTGCGCAAACTGGAGCAGGAACTGGGCGTGCCGCTGGTGGCGCGCGCCGGCCGCACGGTGCACCTGACGGCCAAGGCGATTGAACTGATCGGCCCCATGCGCGAGGTCCTGGAGCGCATCGAGAAGATCCGCTACCTGGCGCGATCCGACGAAATGATGGGAGAGCTGAGGCTGGGCGCCGGCAACACCGCGTTGAATTCCATGGTGCCGGCCATCCTGGAACATCTGGTCAGCCGCCACCCGCTGATCAACGTCGAGATTCAGCCGGGGCATTCGGTGCGCTTCTATCCCGCCATTGAAAGCGGCGAACTGGATGCCGCCATCGCCCTGGAGGCGCCTTACCCGCTATCCAAAAGCCTGGGCTGGCAGTTGCTGCGCGAAGAACCCTATGTGCTGGCGGCGGCCCCACGCCACGCGGGGCGGCATCCGCACAGCCTGCTGACCACCGAGCCGTTCATCCGCTATCAGCGCAGCGACTGGGGCGGCAGCCACGTCGATGACTATCTGCGGCGGGTGGGCATCACACCGCGTGAACGCTTCGAACTGAACGCCATCGAGTCGATCGCGGTGATGGTCAGCCGCGACCTGGGCGTGGCGATCCTGCCGCAATCGACCAACGGCGCGATCGAACGGCTGGGCCTGTTGGCGCTACCGCTGCCCGAACACTGCGAACCGCGCCGCTTCGGGCTGATCTGGTCACGGGTGTCGCCCCGGCTGGCGCTGATCCGGGCGTTTCGTGACATCGCGGTGGTGGAGTACGCCAAGGTGCAACTACCCGGCGCACCCCGCCCCGGTGCGTGA
- a CDS encoding HpcH/HpaI aldolase/citrate lyase family protein, which translates to MRSKLFVPGSRPDLFDKAMASQADALSFDLEDAVAPTRKQEARDALAHWLASPGFASAQALHPKKIIVRVNAADTPYFAADLDALGGLPIDLLNLPKVESATALCEAAAQAIAAGFQNEFLITVETPRALASAAELAAAHPRVAGLQLGLADLFEPLGIDRYQPETLRAVMLPLRLGAGCAGKYAMDAAYARVRDAEGFRAEAKLARSLGFLGKSCVHPSQVAIANEVFGFSAEEVAEAERIVSASREQDGVGAFLLDGKMIDAPFVQRARDVLLAAGRAA; encoded by the coding sequence ATGAGAAGCAAGCTATTCGTGCCGGGTTCGCGCCCGGACCTCTTCGATAAAGCCATGGCCAGCCAGGCGGACGCGCTGTCCTTCGATCTGGAGGACGCTGTTGCCCCCACGCGCAAGCAAGAGGCGCGCGATGCCTTGGCCCACTGGCTGGCCTCCCCCGGCTTTGCGTCGGCGCAGGCGCTACATCCCAAGAAAATTATCGTTCGCGTGAATGCGGCCGATACCCCGTACTTTGCCGCCGACCTGGACGCGCTGGGCGGCTTGCCGATTGACCTGCTGAATCTGCCCAAGGTGGAAAGCGCCACGGCGCTGTGCGAGGCCGCCGCCCAAGCCATTGCCGCGGGCTTTCAGAATGAATTCCTTATCACCGTGGAAACCCCGCGCGCCTTGGCCAGCGCGGCCGAGTTGGCCGCCGCGCATCCGCGTGTGGCCGGCTTGCAATTGGGCCTGGCCGATCTGTTCGAACCGTTGGGTATCGACCGTTACCAGCCCGAAACGCTGCGCGCGGTGATGCTGCCCTTGCGGCTGGGTGCCGGTTGCGCGGGCAAGTACGCCATGGACGCGGCCTATGCCCGCGTGCGCGATGCCGAGGGCTTTCGCGCGGAAGCGAAGCTGGCCCGTTCGCTGGGCTTTCTGGGCAAATCCTGCGTGCATCCCAGCCAGGTCGCCATCGCCAACGAGGTCTTCGGCTTCAGCGCCGAAGAGGTCGCCGAGGCCGAGCGGATTGTGTCGGCCAGCCGCGAGCAGGACGGCGTGGGCGCCTTCCTGCTGGACGGAAAGATGATCGACGCGCCCTTCGTGCAACGCGCCCGCGATGTGCTGCTGGCAGCCGGCCGGGCCGCCTGA
- a CDS encoding ATPase, whose protein sequence is MIHLNGVTDEPFAFGARQALLANVTLDIPVGRYALLSPAPEMHRQIIDVLCNLRPPRQGFVKHDGNVSWAIGRQGFIRGKANGLSMIDFVSEMYEIDADATHELVADLISDPKTLAKPMEHWPLYARQEFSFALALAPAFDVYVIEGSIPFEPCRFTRLWLALFEERLIGRTLIFSSYRQNQLADYCLKGLIYERSNLRIEDDLDQCISRFPPRRSRNESGNAGDDVFGGFEDSQLGI, encoded by the coding sequence ATGATTCATCTGAACGGCGTCACCGACGAGCCCTTTGCCTTTGGCGCCAGGCAGGCGCTGCTGGCCAACGTCACCCTGGACATTCCGGTGGGGCGCTATGCGCTGCTGTCGCCCGCGCCGGAAATGCATCGCCAGATTATCGACGTGCTGTGCAACCTGCGCCCGCCGCGCCAGGGCTTCGTCAAGCACGACGGAAACGTGTCGTGGGCCATCGGCCGGCAAGGCTTTATTCGCGGCAAGGCAAACGGCCTGAGCATGATCGACTTCGTCAGCGAGATGTACGAGATCGACGCGGATGCCACCCACGAACTGGTTGCCGACCTGATCAGCGACCCCAAGACCCTGGCCAAGCCCATGGAGCATTGGCCGCTCTACGCACGGCAGGAATTTTCGTTCGCACTGGCGCTGGCGCCGGCGTTCGACGTGTATGTGATCGAAGGGTCCATCCCTTTCGAGCCCTGCCGTTTCACCCGTCTCTGGCTGGCGCTGTTCGAAGAGCGGCTGATTGGCCGGACATTGATTTTTTCCAGTTATCGCCAGAATCAGTTGGCGGACTATTGCCTGAAAGGCTTGATTTATGAACGAAGCAACCTCCGGATCGAAGACGACCTCGACCAATGCATCAGCCGGTTCCCCCCAAGACGATCAAGGAACGAATCCGGCAACGCGGGCGACGACGTCTTCGGAGGCTTCGAGGACAGCCAGCTTGGCATCTGA
- a CDS encoding polysaccharide biosynthesis/export family protein: MQMNVPAPSLRRNAAITMMVLAALSLTGCQLPRSGPMLSEMTGAHDDKDVIVMPASRELVQESRVPDVADFPVRYRDLTEAGFDRLVPGDGINVKVWERGGLGVFAADPSGVSDLGNQQIDRAGNVYFPIIGKFQAGGLTLAQLHDRVVQRLAKLVVGADVSVTRAAAERGQMVTVQGNLTKPGMYPITQTAQRLSSALAQAAPVQTNPEQLVISLRRDNQVASVRLSDIYRNQNNDILLRPGDVITAYDSREYLTVLGAAGTQGRVAISKRNYSVLDALADSRGLDDKLADPRSVFLFTPAKAGVEGKPDMLPVVYQFDLTRPEQVALAREFTVHEGQAIYISDAPFTQVQKVLSAFRVTMSAGFSATRAIDSDSGGSSTGVSQ, from the coding sequence ATGCAAATGAACGTCCCGGCTCCGAGCCTGCGGCGCAACGCGGCAATCACCATGATGGTGCTTGCCGCCCTGTCATTGACGGGATGCCAGCTGCCGCGTTCCGGTCCCATGTTGAGCGAGATGACGGGGGCGCACGACGACAAGGACGTCATCGTGATGCCCGCCTCGCGCGAGCTTGTGCAAGAAAGCAGGGTGCCCGACGTCGCGGACTTTCCGGTCCGCTACCGTGACCTGACCGAGGCGGGGTTCGACCGCCTGGTTCCGGGCGACGGCATCAACGTGAAAGTGTGGGAACGCGGTGGCCTGGGCGTGTTCGCGGCGGACCCGTCCGGCGTCAGCGACCTGGGCAACCAGCAGATCGACCGGGCGGGCAACGTCTATTTCCCCATCATCGGAAAATTCCAGGCCGGCGGCCTGACGCTGGCCCAGCTGCATGACCGCGTTGTGCAGCGCCTGGCCAAGCTGGTGGTGGGCGCCGACGTCAGCGTGACGCGCGCCGCCGCCGAGCGCGGCCAGATGGTGACCGTGCAGGGCAACCTGACCAAGCCCGGCATGTACCCCATCACCCAGACCGCGCAACGGCTGAGCAGCGCGCTGGCGCAGGCCGCGCCCGTGCAGACGAACCCCGAGCAACTGGTCATCAGCCTGCGCCGCGACAACCAGGTGGCGTCCGTGCGGCTGTCGGATATCTATCGCAACCAGAACAACGACATCCTGCTGCGGCCGGGCGACGTCATCACCGCCTACGATTCGCGCGAGTACCTGACGGTGCTGGGCGCGGCCGGCACGCAAGGCCGCGTGGCGATCAGCAAGCGCAACTACAGCGTGCTGGACGCGCTGGCTGATTCGCGCGGCCTGGACGACAAGCTGGCGGATCCGCGTTCGGTGTTCCTGTTCACGCCAGCGAAGGCGGGCGTGGAAGGCAAGCCGGACATGCTGCCGGTGGTCTACCAGTTTGACCTGACCCGTCCGGAGCAGGTGGCGCTGGCGCGTGAATTCACCGTGCATGAAGGCCAGGCCATCTACATTTCGGATGCGCCGTTTACCCAGGTTCAGAAGGTCTTGTCGGCATTCCGCGTCACCATGAGCGCAGGCTTCAGCGCCACGCGGGCCATCGACAGCGATTCGGGCGGCAGCTCTACCGGCGTGTCTCAATAG
- a CDS encoding CaiB/BaiF CoA transferase family protein — translation MEFESPANLPLAGIKVLDLSAYIAGPYGCALLGDMGADVIKVEPPEGDNLRKYPSTLAAESRAFLGINRNKRGLCLNLKDEAGHEVLLRLVREADVLVHNFRPGVPERLRIDFATVSAVNPRLIYCAMTGYGAVGPMARHAGYDQVLQSMTGMCAAQAKADGPPEVLYGSVVDYYGAALISNSVSAALYQREKTGRGQAIEVSLLGSALAMQSARLVWAEGEPRHLERDMRSGGITGIHPTREGHLYLSANTPHFWRALCGHLDLPDLADHPDYDTVKKRAAQAAVLVPLVRQALSRASAREWAERFGQSVPCAEVRPVEDMFDHPQVEAMGLMRPYHSKQAGNYLGLAQWAHFGASGQAAASEGKAPEAVTENAIGSAKNSTNDSTNDSAAGRAAPSLGEHSEKILSTLGYTEQEIEQLMQSAVVQ, via the coding sequence ATGGAATTTGAATCCCCCGCCAACCTGCCGCTGGCAGGCATCAAGGTGCTGGACCTGAGCGCCTACATTGCCGGCCCCTACGGCTGCGCCCTGCTGGGCGACATGGGCGCCGACGTGATCAAGGTGGAGCCGCCCGAAGGCGACAACCTGCGCAAGTACCCGTCCACACTGGCGGCTGAAAGCCGCGCCTTTCTGGGCATCAACCGCAACAAGCGCGGCCTGTGCCTGAACCTGAAGGACGAGGCCGGCCACGAGGTGCTGCTTCGGCTGGTGCGTGAGGCCGATGTGCTGGTCCATAACTTCCGGCCGGGCGTGCCGGAACGGCTGCGGATAGACTTCGCCACCGTGTCGGCCGTGAACCCGCGCCTGATCTATTGCGCCATGACGGGCTACGGCGCGGTCGGCCCCATGGCGCGCCATGCGGGTTACGACCAGGTGCTGCAATCGATGACGGGCATGTGCGCGGCGCAGGCCAAGGCCGACGGCCCGCCCGAAGTGTTGTACGGATCGGTGGTGGACTACTACGGCGCCGCGTTGATCTCGAACAGCGTGTCGGCGGCGCTTTACCAGCGCGAGAAGACGGGGCGGGGCCAGGCCATCGAGGTATCGCTGCTGGGTAGCGCGCTGGCCATGCAATCGGCCCGCCTGGTGTGGGCCGAGGGCGAGCCGCGCCACCTTGAGCGCGACATGCGCTCGGGCGGCATCACGGGCATCCATCCCACGCGCGAAGGCCATCTGTATTTGTCGGCCAACACGCCGCATTTCTGGCGCGCCCTGTGCGGCCATCTGGACCTGCCTGACCTGGCCGACCACCCCGACTACGACACCGTCAAGAAGCGCGCGGCGCAGGCGGCCGTGCTGGTGCCGCTGGTGCGCCAGGCCTTGTCGCGCGCCTCCGCCCGTGAATGGGCCGAGCGCTTTGGCCAGAGCGTGCCCTGCGCCGAGGTGCGCCCGGTGGAAGACATGTTCGACCACCCGCAGGTGGAAGCCATGGGGCTGATGCGCCCGTATCACAGCAAGCAGGCGGGCAACTATCTGGGCCTGGCGCAATGGGCGCATTTCGGTGCGTCCGGCCAGGCCGCTGCCAGCGAAGGCAAGGCCCCCGAAGCGGTCACCGAGAACGCCATCGGAAGCGCGAAAAACAGCACCAACGACAGCACCAACGACAGCGCCGCCGGCCGCGCCGCGCCCAGTTTGGGGGAACACAGCGAAAAAATACTGTCCACCCTGGGATACACCGAGCAGGAAATCGAGCAATTAATGCAATCCGCTGTGGTGCAATAA